In a single window of the Halomicroarcula saliterrae genome:
- the glpB gene encoding glycerol-3-phosphate dehydrogenase subunit GlpB, translating to MAINSDVLVIGGGLAGLTSALKAAREGADVRLVSYKQSSLRHASGLVDLLGYTPDGEGPVTDPYAAMADLHDAHPYQTVGVETVRESMSMFDEVTDYRGDHTDTNALVPTHGGTVKPTARYPTGAAAGLASDDRDVLLVGIEAMVDFDAPHAAAHLEAAGVPFDVRGETIKFPGDLQADAKITRYAKLLDNNGEVAVRGRKKGARDALAERVNTVRENEARVGFPAILGDAHTDGVRAALEEKIGADVFEVPMGPPSLPGLRLEDALFEALDESGASFETGNPVVDFDADGDTIETVYIEKNGARIPNSADQYVLATGGLVGKGIESDRESVKEPVFDCHIEHGEDRYDWFDGDVFGDHAFASFGVETDETLRPLTADDAVEFENLRAAGSVLGGYDFAAEKSGSGVSIATGYVAGENAAAEAR from the coding sequence ATGGCAATTAACTCCGACGTGCTCGTTATCGGCGGCGGCCTCGCCGGGCTGACCAGCGCGCTCAAGGCCGCACGCGAGGGCGCGGACGTGCGTCTGGTCTCCTACAAGCAGAGCTCGCTGCGTCACGCCTCCGGGCTGGTGGACCTGCTGGGGTACACGCCCGACGGCGAGGGGCCGGTAACTGACCCCTACGCCGCGATGGCCGACCTGCACGACGCCCATCCCTACCAGACGGTCGGCGTCGAGACGGTTCGGGAGTCGATGTCGATGTTCGACGAGGTGACCGACTACCGCGGCGACCACACCGACACCAACGCCCTGGTCCCGACCCACGGTGGGACCGTCAAGCCGACCGCGCGCTACCCGACCGGGGCCGCCGCGGGGCTGGCGAGCGACGACCGGGACGTGTTGCTCGTGGGTATCGAGGCGATGGTCGATTTCGATGCGCCACACGCGGCGGCACATCTGGAGGCGGCGGGCGTTCCCTTCGACGTGCGCGGCGAGACCATCAAGTTCCCGGGCGACCTGCAGGCCGACGCGAAGATAACCCGGTACGCCAAGCTGCTCGACAACAACGGCGAGGTCGCCGTTCGCGGGCGCAAGAAGGGCGCACGCGACGCGCTGGCCGAACGCGTCAACACCGTCCGGGAGAACGAAGCGCGGGTCGGCTTCCCCGCGATTCTGGGCGACGCCCACACCGACGGGGTGCGCGCGGCGCTGGAGGAGAAGATAGGCGCCGACGTGTTCGAGGTCCCGATGGGGCCGCCGTCGCTGCCGGGTCTCCGACTGGAAGACGCGCTGTTCGAGGCGCTCGACGAGTCCGGAGCGAGCTTCGAGACGGGCAACCCGGTCGTCGACTTCGACGCCGACGGGGACACCATCGAGACAGTGTACATCGAGAAGAACGGCGCGCGGATTCCCAACAGCGCAGATCAGTACGTCCTCGCGACGGGCGGACTGGTCGGCAAGGGCATCGAGTCCGACCGCGAGAGTGTGAAAGAACCCGTCTTCGACTGCCACATCGAACACGGCGAGGACCGCTACGACTGGTTCGACGGCGACGTGTTCGGCGACCACGCGTTCGCGAGCTTCGGCGTCGAGACCGACGAGACGCTGCGACCGCTGACGGCCGACGACGCGGTCGAGTTCGAGAACCTGCGGGCCGCGGGGTCGGTGCTTGGCGGCTACGACTTCGCCGCGGAGAAATCGGGCAGTGGAGTGTCGATTGCGACAGGCTACGTGGCGGGCGAGAACGCCGCAGCGGAGGCACGATGA
- a CDS encoding anaerobic glycerol-3-phosphate dehydrogenase subunit C produces the protein MSDAQSPTDFDPVEPNTGHDFEPVDVFPDSNDFDLRPGADSCFKCSVCDTNCPVAEVDDDFPGPKFQGPEQWRLKQTDDDYEIDDSVMSCSNCMRCDNACPSGVPLSQMHNTARGEYVEEQMDKLSIEYVRNRILANYRTSATIASKVPGLANWGMNFGPARWLMEKTLGVTKEREFPEFASETFREWWTARGGADASRRNAQESRERMGLDRNADKKVAYFHGCYSNYNSPNVGQAMVRVFEHYGYEVVAPEQKCSGTPMFANGMLKDARRHAEVNVSSMSDLVDQGYDAIASCTSCSMALRQEYPELFDIEGIEKVASNTFESLEYLRIHEDIQEDIQETDVSGELAEEFAYHAPCHARNQGLERQSVELFRDLDGVGIEDVGESCSGISGTYGWKEEKYEKSMEIGEEMFEHMEHAEGDVGMTECPTCASQMEHGTGYEIRHPLELLEAALVK, from the coding sequence ATGAGCGACGCACAATCCCCAACAGACTTCGACCCAGTCGAACCGAACACGGGCCACGACTTCGAGCCCGTCGACGTCTTCCCCGACAGCAACGACTTCGACCTGCGACCCGGGGCGGACTCGTGTTTCAAATGCTCCGTCTGCGACACGAACTGCCCGGTCGCCGAGGTCGACGACGACTTCCCCGGGCCGAAGTTCCAGGGCCCCGAGCAGTGGCGGCTCAAACAGACCGACGACGACTACGAGATCGACGACTCGGTGATGTCGTGTTCGAACTGCATGCGCTGTGACAACGCCTGTCCGTCGGGCGTCCCGCTCAGCCAGATGCACAACACCGCCCGCGGGGAGTACGTCGAAGAGCAGATGGACAAGCTCTCCATCGAGTACGTGCGCAACCGCATCCTCGCGAACTACCGCACCTCCGCGACCATCGCGAGCAAGGTTCCGGGCCTCGCCAACTGGGGAATGAACTTCGGCCCGGCCCGCTGGCTCATGGAGAAGACGCTGGGCGTCACCAAGGAACGGGAGTTCCCCGAGTTCGCCTCGGAGACCTTCCGCGAGTGGTGGACCGCACGCGGCGGTGCCGACGCCTCCCGGCGCAACGCCCAGGAGAGCCGCGAGCGTATGGGACTGGACCGTAACGCCGACAAGAAGGTCGCGTACTTCCACGGCTGTTACTCGAACTACAACTCGCCGAACGTCGGCCAGGCGATGGTCCGCGTCTTCGAGCACTACGGCTACGAAGTGGTCGCGCCCGAACAGAAGTGCTCCGGGACCCCGATGTTCGCCAACGGCATGCTGAAAGACGCGCGCCGCCACGCCGAGGTCAACGTCTCCTCCATGTCCGACCTCGTCGACCAGGGGTACGACGCCATCGCGTCCTGTACCTCCTGTTCGATGGCGCTGCGCCAGGAGTACCCCGAGCTGTTCGACATCGAGGGCATCGAGAAGGTCGCCTCGAACACCTTCGAGTCGCTGGAGTATCTCCGCATCCACGAGGACATTCAGGAGGACATTCAGGAGACCGACGTCAGCGGCGAGCTGGCCGAGGAGTTCGCCTACCACGCGCCGTGTCACGCCCGCAACCAGGGGCTGGAACGGCAGTCCGTCGAGCTGTTCCGTGACCTCGACGGCGTCGGCATCGAGGACGTGGGCGAATCCTGTTCCGGCATCTCGGGAACCTACGGCTGGAAAGAGGAGAAATACGAGAAGTCCATGGAGATCGGCGAGGAGATGTTCGAGCACATGGAACACGCCGAGGGCGACGTCGGCATGACCGAGTGTCCCACCTGTGCGAGCCAGATGGAACACGGCACCGGCTACGAGATTCGCCACCCGCTCGAACTGCTCGAAGCCGCGCTCGTGAAGTAA
- a CDS encoding universal stress protein: MALETVLLAVGPNDATRVDELASTVADIAGPAGANVVVAHVFTDDEYETVVDRLEFSAVAEADPNEVADRHTTVRELRKLLDEADIETSVRGAVGDHGSEIVALAGMTQADLVVVGGRKRSPTGKAVFGSVAQEVMLSAPCPVTFVRGDE; this comes from the coding sequence ATGGCACTCGAAACCGTTCTCCTCGCCGTCGGTCCGAACGACGCGACCCGCGTCGACGAACTGGCCAGCACAGTCGCAGATATCGCCGGGCCCGCCGGGGCCAACGTGGTCGTCGCCCACGTGTTCACCGACGACGAGTACGAGACGGTCGTCGACCGACTGGAGTTCTCGGCCGTCGCCGAGGCCGACCCCAACGAGGTCGCCGACCGACACACCACAGTCCGAGAGCTCCGGAAACTGCTCGACGAAGCCGATATCGAGACCAGCGTCCGCGGGGCAGTCGGGGACCACGGGAGCGAAATCGTGGCTCTGGCCGGCATGACCCAAGCGGACCTCGTCGTCGTCGGCGGCCGCAAGCGCTCGCCGACCGGCAAGGCCGTCTTCGGCTCGGTGGCCCAGGAAGTGATGCTGTCGGCGCCGTGTCCGGTGACGTTCGTCCGCGGCGACGAGTAG
- the ppc gene encoding phosphoenolpyruvate carboxylase, whose amino-acid sequence MTLHAREINQDVRELGELLGDVLEAQSSTEAFEIVERTRKSSIEYRRGDAETRAEVGRTLDRLNPEMQDIVARAFTTYFELINLAEERERVRETREGSQEGILADSVEEAVQQLDERDAGPEEVEQVLGDVLIQPTFTAHPTEARRKTVKAKLRSVAQDLETLDEVRLTDREEERVERDLAAEVTSLWQTPQVRDRRPEVTDEALNVQWYLENVLFEVIDEVYDELEHAIDERYDEDIDVPKLYEFRSWAGSDRDGNPFVTPEVTEETLERQRDTILPLYRNKLKELSGVLSQDASNITTDDTFDERLSEHKTRLPGVASEAEERYPDEPYRQKLKLMRESVLRVSDVRQGGYDSSDDLIKDLRSIAESLRDNNAEVVAESHVDPLVRKVDTFGFALASLDLRDHRKMHTDAIAEAVERQGIDYAGMDEAERVEFLTEAITQDGPVIDMEDTTGLSDDATRVLRRFRKTADWQNEFGVDAIDTYAISWCEEPSHVLEVLLLADQVGIVDLPGYCGLDIVPLLESEYALSGARRIMGTLFENDAYEMALEARNGVQEIMLGYSDSNKENGFLAANWSLYNNQKRLADITSDFDVEMRLFHGRGGSISRGGGPMNDAMLALPNETVTGQIKFTEQGEAIAEKYANHDIAERNLEQMLNAQVRARHNAMDEPVEEIPDEWRDAMETAAPAAREEYQDLLGTDGFVDYFEQATPITVIENLNMGSRPASRSEDRSVDDLRAIPWVFSWTQARCIIPGWYSIATGLNAYLDDGGDIETLQEMYDEWPFFRTKIDNASLALARTDFDIAEEYADLADEDLRERIFPRLKSEYEETVDLVLQITEREGLLSRDWLEENLERRNPYVDPLNLLQVRLLAQSHLTETEKRTLRLTVQGIAAGMKNTG is encoded by the coding sequence ATGACTTTGCACGCCAGAGAGATAAACCAAGACGTGCGGGAGCTTGGTGAGCTCTTGGGCGACGTTCTCGAAGCGCAATCTTCGACCGAAGCGTTCGAAATCGTTGAGCGAACGCGCAAGTCCTCTATCGAATACCGGCGGGGTGACGCCGAAACCCGTGCCGAGGTCGGTCGCACTCTCGACCGGCTCAACCCCGAGATGCAGGACATCGTCGCGCGAGCTTTCACCACCTACTTCGAGCTCATCAACCTCGCCGAGGAGCGCGAACGGGTCCGGGAGACCCGCGAGGGGAGCCAGGAGGGCATCCTCGCCGACAGCGTCGAGGAGGCCGTCCAGCAGCTCGACGAGCGCGACGCCGGCCCCGAGGAGGTCGAACAGGTGCTCGGCGACGTGCTCATCCAGCCGACCTTCACCGCACACCCGACCGAAGCTCGGCGAAAGACGGTGAAAGCGAAGCTCCGCTCGGTCGCACAGGACCTGGAGACGCTCGACGAGGTCCGACTCACCGACCGAGAGGAGGAACGCGTCGAGCGCGACCTGGCCGCGGAGGTCACGAGCCTCTGGCAGACCCCGCAGGTGCGGGACCGACGCCCCGAGGTCACCGACGAGGCCCTGAACGTCCAGTGGTATCTGGAGAACGTCCTCTTCGAGGTCATCGACGAGGTGTACGACGAGCTCGAACACGCCATCGACGAGCGCTACGACGAGGACATCGACGTGCCGAAGCTCTACGAATTCCGCTCGTGGGCTGGCTCGGACCGCGACGGCAACCCCTTCGTCACCCCCGAGGTGACCGAGGAGACCCTGGAGCGCCAGCGCGACACCATCCTCCCACTGTACCGCAACAAGCTCAAGGAGCTCTCCGGCGTGCTCTCACAGGACGCCTCGAACATCACGACCGACGACACGTTCGACGAGCGCCTCTCGGAGCACAAGACACGTCTCCCCGGCGTCGCCAGCGAGGCCGAGGAGCGCTACCCCGACGAGCCCTACCGCCAGAAGCTCAAGCTGATGCGCGAGTCCGTCCTCCGGGTCAGCGACGTGCGACAGGGCGGCTACGACAGTTCGGACGACCTCATCAAGGACCTGCGCTCCATCGCCGAGAGCCTCCGGGACAACAACGCCGAGGTCGTCGCCGAGTCCCACGTGGACCCGCTCGTCCGGAAGGTCGACACCTTCGGCTTCGCGCTGGCGAGTCTAGACCTGCGGGACCACCGCAAGATGCACACCGACGCCATCGCCGAGGCCGTCGAGCGACAGGGCATCGACTACGCCGGGATGGACGAAGCGGAACGGGTCGAGTTCCTCACCGAGGCCATCACGCAGGACGGCCCCGTCATCGACATGGAGGACACGACGGGCCTCTCGGACGACGCGACCCGCGTCCTCCGGCGGTTCCGCAAGACCGCCGACTGGCAAAACGAGTTCGGCGTCGACGCCATCGACACCTACGCCATCAGCTGGTGTGAAGAGCCGAGCCACGTGCTCGAAGTGCTCTTGCTCGCCGATCAGGTCGGCATCGTCGACCTGCCGGGCTACTGCGGGCTGGACATCGTCCCGCTGCTGGAGTCCGAGTACGCGCTCTCGGGCGCCCGACGCATCATGGGGACCCTCTTCGAGAACGACGCCTACGAGATGGCCCTGGAAGCCCGCAACGGCGTCCAGGAGATAATGCTCGGCTACTCCGACTCCAACAAGGAAAACGGGTTCCTGGCCGCGAACTGGTCGCTGTACAACAACCAGAAGCGCCTGGCCGACATCACCAGCGACTTCGACGTGGAGATGCGCCTGTTCCACGGCCGCGGCGGCTCTATCTCCCGCGGTGGCGGCCCGATGAACGACGCGATGCTGGCCCTCCCCAACGAGACCGTCACCGGTCAGATCAAGTTCACCGAACAGGGCGAGGCCATCGCCGAGAAGTACGCCAACCACGACATCGCCGAGCGCAACTTAGAACAGATGCTGAACGCGCAGGTCCGGGCCCGGCACAACGCCATGGACGAGCCCGTCGAGGAGATTCCCGACGAGTGGCGCGACGCGATGGAGACGGCCGCCCCCGCCGCCCGCGAGGAGTATCAGGACCTCCTCGGCACGGACGGCTTCGTCGACTACTTCGAGCAGGCCACGCCCATCACCGTCATCGAGAACCTCAACATGGGCTCGCGTCCGGCCTCCCGCAGCGAGGACCGCAGCGTCGACGACCTGCGGGCCATCCCGTGGGTGTTCTCGTGGACGCAGGCCCGCTGTATCATCCCCGGCTGGTACTCCATCGCGACGGGGCTGAACGCCTATCTGGACGACGGCGGCGACATCGAGACGCTCCAGGAGATGTACGACGAGTGGCCCTTCTTCCGGACGAAAATCGACAACGCGTCGCTGGCGCTGGCCCGCACCGACTTCGACATCGCCGAAGAGTACGCCGACCTCGCCGACGAGGACCTCCGCGAACGCATCTTCCCGCGGCTCAAGAGCGAGTACGAGGAGACCGTCGACCTCGTGTTGCAGATCACGGAGCGCGAGGGGCTGCTCTCTCGCGACTGGCTCGAAGAGAACCTCGAACGGCGCAACCCGTACGTCGACCCGCTCAACCTCCTGCAGGTCCGACTGCTCGCACAGTCCCACCTCACGGAGACCGAGAAGCGGACCCTCCGGCTGACGGTGCAGGGCATCGCCGCCGGGATGAAGAACACCGGGTAA